The window AAAATCAAAGGTATTTAAGCCTGAGTACTTACTTTTGAACCAAGGATCCGAATATTCATCCTCCTTGTGAGCATTATAAATAAATTCCCCTCCTGCAAAGATATAATCTGTAATATTATATTCACCGCCTGCTGAGATTATATATTCATCACCGTATTTTATTTTTTCATCTTTCTTCGAATAGTTTCCTGTAAGAACATAGCCCAATCCCCCTTTTATTGAAAATCTGTCAAAATACATTTTGGCATTGACTGAAAGTCCATAGTCTGTTGAGCCTGTGCCAAGTGGAACATCAGCGTCGTCATAATCTCCTGAGGCAAATTTTATAAGAAAAACACTATTAATAAGAAGATTGTCAAATTTTGTAAGATAATCTGCACTTAGTTTTATATCTCCAAGTCCGCTGTCGTTCAGATTGCCAATTTCACGGCTTGTATAGGGGACTTTTAATGAAAAATTAAGATATTCCCTGTCAGCTTTTAAAAAATTTACAGGAAGACCGTATGAAAGAGGAATATTATAAGTTTTTACGCTTTTTGAAATAGCTGCTTCAGCACCAATTGATAAAGTATGCTGGTCTGGAAGCTGTTCTTTTCCTAAGCTGTCTCTGAAAACTATATTTTCAGATGTACCTATAAGAGCAGATGTTGTTTTGTCTGCTGCTCTTATATTCTGAACTTCGGTTGCTCTGTCTCCATCTTCTTCAAGATAAGGTTCTCCATGCCCAGTGTGCTCTCCTGGACGATACATAATAGAAGGACTTGCTGAATAACAAGTTGAAGATAAAACTAAAGCCAAAAAAACTGTAAAAAATAATTTTCTCATGGATCCCCCCTTTTTTTTGAGTCTGAAAAAGTTTAATCAAGAATAAACAAAAATCAGTGTTAAATAAACTTGCTTTATATATATAAAGTATTTTAGCAAATTTGTGAATAAATTTAGACAGGAGTTGGTGTTTAGTTAGAAAGATAAAATCTTTGTAAAAATTTATTTAAGCATTTTTAAAACTTCATTTGTATAAATCCCCCTGCTTTTATAAATATATAAAGGAGGCAGAATTTTAACCCCAGAGCCTGAATTTGAAACTCCCTGACAAATAACCATCACAGCATCTGTTTTTTCAAAAGAATGAACAAACCTTAGTTTTTTTGGAGTTATTTTAATTTTTTCCATTTCATAAATCAGCTCTGAAGCCCTTCTTGCAGGGTAGATTATAAAAAACTTTCCTTTGTTTTTTAAAATAGATTTGGTTTTTTCAAGAAGGGTTTGAAGGGTTAGTTTAATTTCATGGCGGGCAATTGCTTTTTCAGACATTGGATTAATTCTTCCAGCACCTGGTTTTTGGTAGGGAGGATTTGAAATTGCAATATCGCAGGGACCTTTGGTATTGCTTTGGGAAATTTTTGTAAAATCTTTATTTAAAATTGAAATTTTATTATCAAGCTTATTTTCTTTAATATTTTTTCTTGCTAAATCTGCCAATGAATTTTGGAGCTCTATCCCATAGATTTCAAGGTTTGTATTTTTGTTTTTATAGGCAATTGAAATTGGAATTATTCCACAACCTGTTCCAATATCAATGATTTTATCGTTTTCTTTTGGGGAACCTGGGATGAAAGAAGAATAGGATCCAGGGAGAATCTGTATCCATTAATATTTTGATAAATGGTTATTGAATCATCGAAAAAATAAGTTTTAGTCAGATTATTCATTATTATTGCTTGAACTTTATATCTTTTATCTTATCTTCTTTAAGATGGCTGTTTAAATGAGATATAATTTGATCTTTGGAGAATTGAAGCTCCTGAATAAATGCAGAGCCAGGTACTTTTACATTTAAAGTCCCGTTTCTTAAGGAAATGGGAGTGGAGTTCAAGCTTATCCAATCTTCAAAAGACGGCCAAATACCGGTGATTTCCTTAAAAGCATTATCATCAAAAACAATGGGGTCTACAAGATTTTCAATCAGGGACTTAATATGTGAAAATCTTTTGTTTTTAGCTCTTTTCTTAAAATTTTTCATAAATTTAAAACCTTTTGTTCTTGACTTAATCTAGACCAATATTTTATTTTAATTGTTTACATATCTTTTTCAGGTTAAAGGTTCAAGTCTGTATTATATAATTAAAAACTAATTTTTTAAAAAAGGTGGTTATAAAAATGAACTGGGATTGGGACAAGCTGAGAGAACAGCAAAAAAAACAACAGAATTATAGTCAGGGTCCGGGCGGAGGAGGAAGTGGACTTCCTCCAATGGATGATTTTGTAAATTTCTTTAAAGGAAAAAAAATGTCAGGAGGAGTTATTCTGGCAGTAATTGTTGTTTTTCTTCTTATCTTTGGTAAAAGCATGTTTTTTACAATTGATACTTCTGAAGTAGGTATTGTTCAAAGATTTGGACAATATGACAGAACTGTTTATCCAGGTCTTAACTTCAAGCTTCCAGCAGGAGTTGAAAAAGTAGTAAAAGTTAAGATTAAAAGGGTATTCAAGGAGGAATTTGGGTTTACAACACTTAGTACAGGGCAGACAAGTAGCATAATCTCCAGTCAGGATGGAAGTGATATAGATAATGTTTCTCTCATGCTCACAGGAGACCTTAATGTTGCCCTTGTTCCCTGGATTGTTCAGTTTAGGGTAAAAGATCCTTATAAATATCTTTTTAAAATTCATGATGCAAGACAGGTTTTAAGGGATCTTTCTGAAAGTACAATGAGGCTTGTTGTTGGAGACAGAAGTATAAACGAAGTAATTTCAAAGCGTGAGGAAATTGCTATCCAGGCAATGGAAAATCTTCAGCAAGCTCTTGATGGTGCCGACTCAGGAATTGATATTGTAACAATAGAAATGAAAAGAACAAACGTTCCAGAACCTGTTCAGCCTTCTTTTAACCAGGTTAACCAGGCAACCCAGGAAAAGGAAGAAATGATTTATAATGCTCAGAAAGATTATAACAAAGCAATTCCTACTGCAATAGGTGAAGCTGAAAGAGAAATAAGACAGGCTGAAGGTTATTCTTTGAATAGAATAAACAGAGCAAAGGGTGATGCTCAGAGATTTACATCTATTTATGCAGAATACAAAGATGCCAAGGATATAACTAAAAGAAGACTTTATCTTGAAATGCTAAATGAGCTTATTCCAAAAATGCGGGAAAAATATATAATTGACGAAGATCAAGGAAACATTCTTCCCTTTTTGAATTTGGGCAGTTCCAATAAATAATTTATGGAGTGTAAACTGATGAAGAAAAATTTCATTACAGCGGCAATGTTTATTATAATTTTTGTGGCAGGATTTCTCGGGTATAATTCTGCTTATATCGTAGATGAAACAGAGCAGGTGGTAATAACCCAGTTTGGTAGGGTTATTGGCGAAACAATTTATGAGCCAGGACTTAAATTTAAGCTTCCTTTTGTACAAAAAGCAATGTTTTTCAAAAAAAATCTTCAGCATTGGAATGGAGATAAAGGTCAGATTCCAACTGAAGACAAAACCTATATTTGGGTAGACAGTTTTGCATTTTGGAAAATCAGTGATCCTGTAAAATACTATCAGAGTGTGGGAACAAGACAGGCAGCTATTTCAAGGCTTGATGATATTCTTGATGCTGCAGTTAGAAACGCAGTTACCTCAAATCCCCTTGTTGAAACAGTAAGATGGACCAATAGAGAACTTGATTTAGATACAGGTTCTGAAAGAAAGTCTTCTTTTGAAATAAAGACAGGTAGAAAAAAAATAGAGGAATTAATTCTCATAAGTGCGCAACCAAAACTTGATGAGTTTGGAATAGAACTTGTTGAGGTACAATTTAAAAGAATTAACTATGTAAGTGACGTTAGAACTTCTGTTTACAAAAGAATGATTGCAGAAAGAAATCAGATAGCTGAGAAGTTCAGATCTGAAGGTCGTGGTAAGTCTGCTGAAATAATGGGTAAAAAGGAAAAGGAACTTAAAAGAATTACTTCTGAAGCCTATCAAAAAGCACAGGCACTTAAAGGTGAGGCAGATGCTGAAGTAACCAAAATATTTGCCAAGGCTTATGGTCTTGATCCTGAATTTTACTCATTTACAGAAAGTCTTGATATTTATAAAGACAAGCTTGCTCAAGGTGATACAAAGTTTGTTTTTTCAACAAACTCAGACTTTTTAAAATATCTTAAAGGTGTAAATAAGTAAGAGATAAATCCAAAATATTTGTTTAGATAAATTAAAAATAAAAATGCCGGTTTTTAAATTGAACCGGCATTTTTTTATTTAAAAATTTTTTACTTGATTTTCAAAATAAAAAAAGCTTCGTAAAAAACAAAGCTTTTAAACTTTTTTATACCGCCTTCTTATTTCTTACGTTGATGGCGTGTACGAGCAAGTTGTTTTCTATGTTTATGTTTGCTCATTTTTTTACGTCTTTTTTTGATTACGCTGCCCAAAATCTCACCTCCTGAAATAAATTGCCTAGATTTTTCAAATTAAAACTAACTAATTTTATAACTTAATTAATATACTCTCCATTTGAGAATTTGTCCAGGGTTAAGTTTTGCATATATATGTTTTATTAATTATAATAAAAGGTATAAACTGTAATTTTTAGAAAAAGGGAAGCTTATGAAACTTAGAAAAGAAGAAATATCAAGAAAATTGCTTCACTTATTTGCCCTTTTAATGCCCCTTGGGATTTTTTATTTACCAATTGTTTTTAATCTTTCAAAATGGTTTCCAGCCTTTGTGCTTGGAGTAATTTTTCTTTTATCATTAATTATAGAAATTTTAAGATTTAAATTCAGCCAGATTCAGAAATGTTTTTTAAAGTTTTTTGGCTCAATGATGAGAAAAAAGGAAGAATTTTCAATTACAGGCTCAACCTATATAATTGGCTCGGGTTTTTTATGTTCCCTTTTTTTTGTAAACAGATCTGAAATTGCTTTTATTTCACTTTTTTCATTTATTATATCTGATGCTGTTGCAGCTTTGGTGGGAATAGAGTTTGGGAAAATAAAAATAAGAGGTAAATCACTTGAGGGAAGTTTGGCCTGTTTTTTAACTGCATTTATACTTTTATATTTTCTCTATCCTTTATTTCCATTTGTAATGGAAAATTTTGGAGGCTTTTTTTCTTTAAAATCAAGTGTTAAAATTGCATTTATCATAGCTTTACTTGAAATTTATACATTGAAATTTTTTGAGTTTGAAATAAATGATAATCTTTATGTTCCTGTTTTATGTGGGTTTGCAATTTCATTTGTTTGACATTTTATAATTTTAAAGATATTGACACTTCGTTGGTTAATTTTTTATAAAATTTAAGTTTGGGGTGTGCTTCAGGCACTTAAAAGGGAACTCCTGTGAAAGTCAGGGACGGGCCCGCCGCTGTAACCGAAAAGAGATTTTACAAAATGCCACTGAAATATTTGGGAAGGCGTAAAATTTTGCCAGATTCGGGAGTCAGAAGACCTGCCTTTAAATGAATATAAATTTTATTTTTTGTTCTCGTGGAACAGGACAAAGATTTTAAATAGCTTTAAAAATAATCTGGGTAAAAACGGTACCCTGGATCTATTTATAGATCCAGGGTTTTTTGTTTGGGGGTGAGATGAAAAAATTTTTTATTATTTGTTTAATTATATTAACTACTTCTACTGCTTTTTCCTTTGAAAGAATTCTTCCCATGGCTCCTAATTTGGTAGAAGTTGTTTATGCTTTAAAAAAAGGAGATTTAGTTTGCGGAGTTCCTCTTTTTACTGATTATCCCAAAGAAGCACTTGAAAAAACTATAGTTGGAGGATTTTTAAATCCCTCATTTGAAAAAATTTTAAAGCTTTCTCCTGACCTTATTCTTGTTCAGGGAGAATTTAAAACCATGGAAAAGTTTGCCAATAAATATGAAATAGAATTGTTAAGGGTAAATATGGACAGCCTTGAAACAATATATTCAGGGATTTTAAAAATAGGGGAAAAACTTTCCTGTGAAAGTGAGGCCTTTGAACTTATTGAGAAAATAAAATATAATTTAAAGCTTGAAAAAGATATAAAATTTAAAAAAGTATTTTTATGCGTTGGACGATTAAGCAATTCTCCAAGGCAGATTTCAACAACTGGAAATAAAAGCTTTTTATCTGAAATTTTACACCTTTCAGGAGGTAACAATATTTTTTTGGATATAAACAAAAATTATTTAATTGTTTCAAAGGAAGAGATTTTAAAACGAAGACCTGAAATAATTATAGACCTTCTTCCAGGGGAAAATCTAACTCCTGAAAAAACACAGGAAATAAAACAAATGTGGAAACAACTTTTCCCTAAAAACTTTATTAAAGATGAAAACATTCATATTTTAACAGATAAAAGACTTCTTATTCCAGGACCTGGGATTGTTAAAATAGGAAATCTTTTTAAAAATATTATTAAGAGCACCCCATGAATAATGGATTTTATATAAAAAATTTAGAATTTTTTTATAAAGGCCACAATTTTTTTTTCAATGCAGAAGAAATTATTATTGAAAAAAACAAGTTTGTATCAATAATAGGGCCAAACGGGAGTGGGAAATCAACTTTTTTAAAGCTTTTGTCAGGTCATGAAAAAAACTTTAAAGGTGAAATTTCTCTTTATAAAAAAAATATAAAAAATATAAAAAGACTTGATTTTGCAAAGTTTTGTGCACTTCTTCCCCAGGAGTGCGATAGGGGAGAAAATTATAAAGTTTTTGATATTGTTATGATGGGAAGATATCCCCATCAAAATAAAAAAGATTATAGTTTTAAAAAAGAAAAAGAAATTGTTCTTTTATCTTTAAAAGAAGCAGGGGCTCTTGAATTTAAAAATCGCTATTTTTCTTCACTTTCAGGAGGTGAAAAAAAACGGGTTTTAATTGCATCAGTAATTGCCCAGGAAACTGATTTTCTTCTTCTTGATGAACCTTCATCAAGTCTTGATATTTCTGGACAGGCAGAAATTTTTTCCCTTTTAAAAAATCTAAAAAATCAGGGCAGGGGTGTTGTTGTTGCAACCCACAATATTAATCTGGCATCTTTTTTTTCAGATCATATAATTCTTTTTGAAAAGGGAAAAATTCTTAAAAAAGGAACTCCAGCCCAGGTAATAAAAGAAAAATACCTTAAAAAAGCCTATGGAGAAAATATCTCCATTATTGATAATCCTCAAATCAATAATATGAAAATAGTTCTTCCTAAAACAAAAGGAGAAATAATTTAATGACTCCTTTAAAAAACAAAACCCATCTTTTATTTTATTTTGGCATATTTCTTTTATCAGGATTAACTTCACCTTTTTTTGGCTCTTCAGAAATTTCATTAAAAGAAATAATAACAAACCCTGAAGGAGCTGATTTTCTAATTCTTTTTTATCAAAGAATTCCTAGAATTATAACAGGGCTTTTATGCGGAGCAGGGCTTGGAGTTACAGGAGCCTGTCTTCAGGTTGTTTTAAAAAACCCTCTTGCAGAACCCTATGTCCTTGGTATTTCGGGGATAAGTTCACTTTTTTTGAGTTTTTCAATTATTGTTTTAAACGGGCTTATACCTTCTGGGATAGCATCTTTAACCGGAGCTCTTTTAGCTGTTTTTATAATTGATTTTTCCTTTAGGGCATTTAAGTCAGATTCCGATTCCACAATCCTTGCAGGTGTAAGTTTAAATATTTTATCAGCTTCTTTAATTATGTTTTTAAAGTATTTTGCTTCTCCAAATAAGCTTGTAGCTGTTGAACGATGGTTTATGGGAAACCTTGATGTTATTGGATATGACAATTTAATCTGGCTTTTTTTAATTTGTTTTTCAGGGATTTTATTGGTTTTTTTCAAAGCTGAAGAATTAAATATAATGGGCTTTGATGTAAATTTAGCAGTTTCAAGGGGAATAAACCCAGTAAAAATAAGAAGAATTATTTATTTTGCCACAGGTTTAATAACTGCTGGAGTTGTTTGGATAGCTGGTCCTGTTGGCTTTGTGGGGTTAATAATTCCACACATTGTAAAAAGTATTTCAGGAAATGAAATGAAAACCGTAATTTTGGGAAGTGCTTTTCTTGGCGGCGGTTTTTTAGTTTTATGTGATATTTTTTCAAGGATTTTAATTGCTCCAGCAGAACTTCCTGTTGGGATTATCACCTCAATAAGCGGAGCACCTGTTTTTTTGTATATTTTGTTTAGGATGAAAAAAAAATAATATTTATAAATAATAAGGAGAAAAGTATGAAAAAATTTACACTTATTTTAATTAGTTTACTTTTATTTGGTTTTAAGCCTGGTTTTGCAGGGGATGTTTGTACTTTTGAATCTTTTTTTACAGAAGACGACATTCATTTTGAGTCCACAGAAGTTAAAAATTTCAAATCACAGGATTTTACTTTTTCCTATGAAGGTACAGACTGGGAAGGAGGAATGTTTTCATGGACAGGTTTTGCCTGGTCATCTCACAGGGACACTTTTACTAAAAGTTTTGAAAATCAGTATAGTGCAATAACAAAATATGGTTACGATAAAAGTGATGTTTATTGTATTGCATATCCAAATAGTGAAGATTTTATTTTACTGGATGAAGAATCTGAAATTTCAGGGTTTTATGTGACAAATACAACTTATGCATATTATTCAATGCTTGAAGGTGATGGTTTTGCAAAAAGATTTGGAGGTGATTCAGGAGCTGACTCAGATTTTTTCAAACTTACTATTGAAGGCTATAATAATTCTAATTCAAAAACAGGTGAAGTCCATTTTTATCTTGCTGATTACAGATTTGCTGATAATTCAAAAGACTATATTGTTGATGATTGGGAATGGGTTGATTTGTCTTCCCTTGGAAAGGTTAAAAAGCTTAAGTTTTCACTTTCTTCATCAGATGAAGGTGATTTTGGAATGAATACACCCGGATATTTTGCAATGGATAATTTAAACGGGAAAGTTTCTTCGAGTTCAGATAGTGATAATTTTATATCATGTTTTATTTCAGGGCTGGAAATTCCCGGTGAATTAAATAAAAAAAATATTTTCTTTTTTGCTTTTGTTTCATTGTTTTTACTTTTTGTATCCATAAAAAGAGAGAAAAATGAAGATTAAACTTTTAATTTTTAATTTAATTTTATTTTTCCCTTTAATTTGCTTTGCCAAGGTTCCCAGCCTTTTTCTTGACGAAATTATTGTTGAGGAAAAGGCTTTATTTGAGTCTGATAAAAAATCAGGTCTTAATACCATAATTACAAGGGAAGAAATTGAAAGAAGGGGATATGTTTCTCTTTTTAATCTTCTTGAAAAGGAAAACTCAATTTCCATAAGATCTGATTCAGGCTCAGAAAAATTTTCTGTTATTGATTTACGGGGAATGGGTGAAGCTTCAGGTTCCAATGTTTTAATTTTAGTGGATGGAGAAATAATCAATTCTTCAGATATGGCAGGGGCTGATTTAAATGATATTCCTGCCCATCTTATAGAGTCTGTTGAAATTATAAGGGGAAGCGGAGGAGTTTTAAATGGAGGCGGTGCTGTTTCCGGCGTGATTAAAATAAAAACAATTGAACCCCAAAAAGATCAAGCTGTTTTTAATTTTAATTATGGCTCTTATAATACATCTGAAAAATCCCTTTTTCTTTCACACAAAGATAAAGTTCAGGCTTTGTCTTTAAGCTCAGTTTTTTATGACACAGATGGTTATAGGGATAATGGTTTTTATGAAAAATCCAATGCTTTGGTTAAATATGAAAATAACTACTTAGATTCAATGAAGTTTAATTTAACTGGTTTTGTTTTAAAAGATAAATACGGTCTTCCAGGAGCTGTTTCAATAGATAATTCAGATGATGAAAATCAAAGAAAAAAAACCAATTTTCCCTTTGATAATGGTTCAACCCATAGAAAAAAAATAGGATTTGGGCTTACAAAAGATTTTTATAAGTACGGAAGTGTAAACATCTCAAGGGGATATTCCTATAAAGATAATGACTATTTAATGGGATATTCTCCCCTTATTGAAATACAAGATCAGACTGACTCAATTTCATCTGTTTCCAAGGATTTAAGAATTTCTTATAATTTTGACAAGGGTGATTTTTCTTTGGTTTCAGGTTTTGACTGGTTTTTTGATGATTATATAAGAAGATCCCAAGTTCAAAATGAAAGAAAAAATGGGCAGCTTGATTCAAAGGATATTTATTTGGCTGGGTTTTTAAAAAAAGAAAAATTTAAACTTAATTTGGGATTTAGATATTCTTCTTCAAGCTCAAAATTTCGTAATGATGAGCTTAAAAATGGAAGAGGAATTAAAGGAGATCTTTTAAAAGAAGATTATAATAATAATGCTGCAGAATTTGGAATAACCTATTTACCTTTTGATTTACCTTTGGAATTGTTTGCCTTGTTTTCAAAGTCTTTTAGAAATCCAAATATAGATGAGCTTGGGTTTTCTTCGGGAAGTTTAAGACCCCAAAAATCATTTAATTATGAAACAGGATTAAGGTTTTTTCCTTCTTATTTTTTCAGAGCAGAAGCTTCCTTTTTTTATTTGAAAACAAATGATGAAATTTATTATGGAGAAGATAAAAGCGGAGGAAGATTTAATAAAAATTATGGAGATTCTACCATAAGAAAAGGAATTGATTTAAATTTAAAATTTAATTTATCAACTAAACTTTATGCTTCTACAGGAATAAGTTTAATCAGTGCAGAGTTTGAAGATTCAGGAGAAGAAATTCCCCTTGTATCTGACTTTAATTACTTTGCCTTTATTGAATATGAGCCCTTTGAAAATTTTTTTGCTACCCTTGATTATTCATATTTTGCCTCAAAAAACCAAGGCTCTGATTTAAGGGGAGATTTGGAAGAAATTCCCTCATACAATACAACAGACCTTTCTTTAAGATATAAAATTAAAAATTTATCAGTTTTTGTAAAAGTAAAAAATATTTTCAATGAAAAATATTTTACTTCAGCCTATGAAAATTCTTGTTACCCCATGGCTGAAAGAAATTTTATATCTGGAATTAAACTGGAGTTTTAAATGAATAGAGTTTTATTGTTTTTCCTAATTTTTTTATCATGTTTTTCTTTTGCTTTTGCAGGTGAGTTTGCCCCCGCAGCTGAAAAGCCTGGTTCACTTGCTGTAAAACTTGGAGATCCCAAAATTTTAAACTGGGCAAGTGGTTATCGTGATTATTTACCAGGTGATAATTTAAATGATATTTGGACAGATACTTCAAAAGCCATTGGTCCAGCTTCAGGGAATAGTTATGATGTGGTATCCCTTGGAGAAGGCGGAGAAATAACCCTTATTTTTAATGAACCAATCAAAAATAAGGAAGGTTTTGATTTTGCTGTATTTGAAAATTCCTTTTCAGATGGTTTTCTTGAGCTTGCAGAGGTTTTTGTATCAACAAATGGGGATGATTTTATTGGGTTTGATACTTTTTCCAATACACCCAAACTTGTTTCAGGCTATGGAACAATAAATCCTGAAAATATTAAAAATTTTGCAGGTAAATACAGGAAAGGATATGGAACTTGTTTTGATCTTGAAGAATTAAAAGAAAAACCTTTTATTTTATCAGGCGTTGTCGATTTAGATGAAATAAAATATATCAAAATAAAAGATATAATTGGTGATGGAAGAATTAAGGATTCAAGGGGAAATCCAGTCTATGATCCATATCCTACCCATGGCAGTGCAGGATTTGATCTTGACGGAGTATGTTCTCTTGACGGACTTGTTATAAGTTTTACTGAAAAAGATAATCAGGAAAAAAATAAAGAGTATTCCAGCGAGGGATTTGGGAATGAAGGCGGATGTTTTATTGGTTTGTTGTTTAATTAAAATTTGAACCAGGGTTGTTTTTTAATCTTATCTCGTGCATATTATTAACTTGGATGTTCGCAACTTTAGGTGAATAATTTAGTCTGTTGTCATATCTGAAGCATTTTAGGAATTAAATTAAAAATAAAGTAAAGATGGATAAAAAAGTAAA of the Desulforegulaceae bacterium genome contains:
- a CDS encoding methyltransferase, with protein sequence MPGSPKENDKIIDIGTGCGIIPISIAYKNKNTNLEIYGIELQNSLADLARKNIKENKLDNKISILNKDFTKISQSNTKGPCDIAISNPPYQKPGAGRINPMSEKAIARHEIKLTLQTLLEKTKSILKNKGKFFIIYPARRASELIYEMEKIKITPKKLRFVHSFEKTDAVMVICQGVSNSGSGVKILPPLYIYKSRGIYTNEVLKMLK
- a CDS encoding DUF721 domain-containing protein codes for the protein MKNFKKRAKNKRFSHIKSLIENLVDPIVFDDNAFKEITGIWPSFEDWISLNSTPISLRNGTLNVKVPGSAFIQELQFSKDQIISHLNSHLKEDKIKDIKFKQ
- the hflK gene encoding FtsH protease activity modulator HflK; protein product: MNWDWDKLREQQKKQQNYSQGPGGGGSGLPPMDDFVNFFKGKKMSGGVILAVIVVFLLIFGKSMFFTIDTSEVGIVQRFGQYDRTVYPGLNFKLPAGVEKVVKVKIKRVFKEEFGFTTLSTGQTSSIISSQDGSDIDNVSLMLTGDLNVALVPWIVQFRVKDPYKYLFKIHDARQVLRDLSESTMRLVVGDRSINEVISKREEIAIQAMENLQQALDGADSGIDIVTIEMKRTNVPEPVQPSFNQVNQATQEKEEMIYNAQKDYNKAIPTAIGEAEREIRQAEGYSLNRINRAKGDAQRFTSIYAEYKDAKDITKRRLYLEMLNELIPKMREKYIIDEDQGNILPFLNLGSSNK
- the hflC gene encoding protease modulator HflC: MKKNFITAAMFIIIFVAGFLGYNSAYIVDETEQVVITQFGRVIGETIYEPGLKFKLPFVQKAMFFKKNLQHWNGDKGQIPTEDKTYIWVDSFAFWKISDPVKYYQSVGTRQAAISRLDDILDAAVRNAVTSNPLVETVRWTNRELDLDTGSERKSSFEIKTGRKKIEELILISAQPKLDEFGIELVEVQFKRINYVSDVRTSVYKRMIAERNQIAEKFRSEGRGKSAEIMGKKEKELKRITSEAYQKAQALKGEADAEVTKIFAKAYGLDPEFYSFTESLDIYKDKLAQGDTKFVFSTNSDFLKYLKGVNK
- a CDS encoding aurora kinase A-interacting protein, yielding MGSVIKKRRKKMSKHKHRKQLARTRHQRKK
- a CDS encoding ABC transporter substrate-binding protein, with the translated sequence MKKFFIICLIILTTSTAFSFERILPMAPNLVEVVYALKKGDLVCGVPLFTDYPKEALEKTIVGGFLNPSFEKILKLSPDLILVQGEFKTMEKFANKYEIELLRVNMDSLETIYSGILKIGEKLSCESEAFELIEKIKYNLKLEKDIKFKKVFLCVGRLSNSPRQISTTGNKSFLSEILHLSGGNNIFLDINKNYLIVSKEEILKRRPEIIIDLLPGENLTPEKTQEIKQMWKQLFPKNFIKDENIHILTDKRLLIPGPGIVKIGNLFKNIIKSTP
- a CDS encoding ABC transporter ATP-binding protein — its product is MNNGFYIKNLEFFYKGHNFFFNAEEIIIEKNKFVSIIGPNGSGKSTFLKLLSGHEKNFKGEISLYKKNIKNIKRLDFAKFCALLPQECDRGENYKVFDIVMMGRYPHQNKKDYSFKKEKEIVLLSLKEAGALEFKNRYFSSLSGGEKKRVLIASVIAQETDFLLLDEPSSSLDISGQAEIFSLLKNLKNQGRGVVVATHNINLASFFSDHIILFEKGKILKKGTPAQVIKEKYLKKAYGENISIIDNPQINNMKIVLPKTKGEII
- a CDS encoding iron ABC transporter permease, which encodes MTPLKNKTHLLFYFGIFLLSGLTSPFFGSSEISLKEIITNPEGADFLILFYQRIPRIITGLLCGAGLGVTGACLQVVLKNPLAEPYVLGISGISSLFLSFSIIVLNGLIPSGIASLTGALLAVFIIDFSFRAFKSDSDSTILAGVSLNILSASLIMFLKYFASPNKLVAVERWFMGNLDVIGYDNLIWLFLICFSGILLVFFKAEELNIMGFDVNLAVSRGINPVKIRRIIYFATGLITAGVVWIAGPVGFVGLIIPHIVKSISGNEMKTVILGSAFLGGGFLVLCDIFSRILIAPAELPVGIITSISGAPVFLYILFRMKKK
- a CDS encoding DUF4465 domain-containing protein — encoded protein: MKKFTLILISLLLFGFKPGFAGDVCTFESFFTEDDIHFESTEVKNFKSQDFTFSYEGTDWEGGMFSWTGFAWSSHRDTFTKSFENQYSAITKYGYDKSDVYCIAYPNSEDFILLDEESEISGFYVTNTTYAYYSMLEGDGFAKRFGGDSGADSDFFKLTIEGYNNSNSKTGEVHFYLADYRFADNSKDYIVDDWEWVDLSSLGKVKKLKFSLSSSDEGDFGMNTPGYFAMDNLNGKVSSSSDSDNFISCFISGLEIPGELNKKNIFFFAFVSLFLLFVSIKREKNED
- a CDS encoding TonB-dependent receptor plug domain-containing protein, which encodes MKIKLLIFNLILFFPLICFAKVPSLFLDEIIVEEKALFESDKKSGLNTIITREEIERRGYVSLFNLLEKENSISIRSDSGSEKFSVIDLRGMGEASGSNVLILVDGEIINSSDMAGADLNDIPAHLIESVEIIRGSGGVLNGGGAVSGVIKIKTIEPQKDQAVFNFNYGSYNTSEKSLFLSHKDKVQALSLSSVFYDTDGYRDNGFYEKSNALVKYENNYLDSMKFNLTGFVLKDKYGLPGAVSIDNSDDENQRKKTNFPFDNGSTHRKKIGFGLTKDFYKYGSVNISRGYSYKDNDYLMGYSPLIEIQDQTDSISSVSKDLRISYNFDKGDFSLVSGFDWFFDDYIRRSQVQNERKNGQLDSKDIYLAGFLKKEKFKLNLGFRYSSSSSKFRNDELKNGRGIKGDLLKEDYNNNAAEFGITYLPFDLPLELFALFSKSFRNPNIDELGFSSGSLRPQKSFNYETGLRFFPSYFFRAEASFFYLKTNDEIYYGEDKSGGRFNKNYGDSTIRKGIDLNLKFNLSTKLYASTGISLISAEFEDSGEEIPLVSDFNYFAFIEYEPFENFFATLDYSYFASKNQGSDLRGDLEEIPSYNTTDLSLRYKIKNLSVFVKVKNIFNEKYFTSAYENSCYPMAERNFISGIKLEF